One Leptospira wolbachii serovar Codice str. CDC genomic region harbors:
- a CDS encoding response regulator transcription factor, which yields MESVKIAILEDHSVVTEGIISILKSNPFFSLAGEFRTAADLFHFLESSPIDLLVLDIDLPDRNGIDVLREIKEKHQPTKVIIFSLHGSRVYVEDALKAKADGYMLKSDPISKLPEVIELVMKGGSFVSEGVSKVQLPFSAFQMEILNLLVQGLSQNEVADRIQKSRKTVEYHLNQMRTKFSCKNNNELISKYEKEIQK from the coding sequence GTGGAATCCGTTAAAATTGCCATCTTAGAAGATCATTCCGTTGTCACTGAAGGAATCATATCTATCCTGAAATCCAATCCTTTCTTTTCTCTTGCCGGAGAATTTCGAACGGCTGCCGATTTGTTTCATTTTTTAGAATCTAGTCCCATTGATCTTTTGGTTTTAGACATCGACCTACCAGATCGTAACGGTATCGATGTTTTGCGTGAGATTAAAGAAAAACACCAACCTACAAAAGTCATTATCTTTTCTTTGCATGGAAGTCGGGTGTATGTAGAAGATGCTCTCAAAGCAAAGGCCGATGGGTACATGCTAAAGTCAGATCCCATTTCCAAACTTCCCGAAGTCATTGAACTTGTGATGAAGGGTGGATCCTTTGTTTCGGAAGGAGTGAGTAAAGTGCAACTTCCTTTCTCTGCGTTTCAAATGGAGATTCTGAATTTACTCGTGCAAGGACTTTCTCAAAACGAAGTGGCGGACAGGATCCAAAAGTCGAGAAAAACCGTGGAATACCATCTCAACCAAATGCGTACCAAATTCTCTTGTAAAAACAACAACGAACTCATTTCCAAGTACGAAAAAGAAATACAAAAATAG
- a CDS encoding DUF3147 family protein has product MLYLIIKYLVTAALIVIISEIARRNDRMGSLIASLPLVTILTLFWLKFENTSAEKISNHAYYTFWFVIPTLPMFLLFPKLNANYGFWIAILSSIVFTIVLFYLYQLVLNRLGIRLF; this is encoded by the coding sequence ATGTTATATCTTATAATAAAATATTTAGTCACGGCGGCCCTCATTGTCATCATATCGGAAATCGCAAGGAGGAATGATCGTATGGGGAGTCTCATCGCATCGCTTCCATTGGTCACCATTCTTACTTTGTTCTGGTTGAAATTTGAAAACACTAGTGCCGAAAAAATCTCCAACCATGCTTATTATACTTTTTGGTTTGTAATACCCACACTCCCTATGTTTTTACTATTTCCAAAACTGAATGCCAATTACGGTTTCTGGATTGCTATCTTAAGTAGCATTGTTTTTACGATTGTTTTGTTTTATCTGTATCAGTTGGTTTTGAATCGATTGGGAATTCGATTGTTTTAG
- a CDS encoding DUF1569 domain-containing protein codes for MKRKEFIKRSALLYTILQLPLQSESKSEEETIPQTAAKESPWLEADDLSDFRVLLVGLQSDPKGIQLAGNWSPGKVFAHCAQSIEYSLKGYPEMKSSLFRGSVGKVAFSIFAFKNKMNHGLEEPIPGAEDIANVTELKVGIKRLIQAIDDFSKTKESSLRPHFAYGDLTKEEYEVAHSLHIKNHMERILM; via the coding sequence ATGAAACGAAAAGAATTTATCAAACGATCTGCTTTGTTGTATACGATTCTTCAACTTCCTTTACAAAGTGAATCCAAATCAGAAGAAGAAACTATTCCACAAACAGCCGCTAAAGAATCTCCTTGGTTAGAAGCAGATGATCTTTCCGACTTCCGTGTTTTACTTGTCGGGTTACAATCCGATCCGAAAGGAATTCAACTGGCTGGTAACTGGAGTCCAGGCAAGGTGTTTGCCCACTGTGCGCAAAGCATCGAGTACTCATTGAAAGGGTATCCAGAAATGAAGTCTTCCCTCTTTCGAGGCTCTGTTGGCAAAGTTGCCTTTTCCATTTTTGCATTCAAAAACAAAATGAATCACGGACTGGAAGAACCCATTCCTGGTGCTGAAGACATAGCCAATGTTACGGAACTAAAAGTGGGAATTAAAAGACTGATTCAAGCCATCGATGATTTTTCCAAAACAAAAGAGTCTTCTTTAAGACCTCATTTTGCTTATGGTGATCTCACCAAAGAAGAATACGAAGTTGCTCACAGCCTACATATCAAAAATCACATGGAACGAATATTAATGTAA
- a CDS encoding RluA family pseudouridine synthase produces MQIFLTVSEDYDQSRLDVFLKDNAGDDLSRSTVQKWIDSGFVTNKTKEQLAHKNGYKVTLGEEYVVDVIARPPSRLEPIAMDIPVLYDEDEFMVIHKKAGIACHSGPGDDQPSLVNGLLHQFKNLSATGGERRPGIVHRLDKPTEGVLIIAKTDRAHAALSKLFQERLVDKTYYAWVLQAPVEAEGTVNLPIGRHPVERVKMCVREDGRMAITHYKTEKIVQTQTGRKFSLMKLGLETGRTHQIRVHMAKLGCPVVGDSLYSRSAKDYTQYGLLLFAKRLEFPHPFIPDKRILVELEFPERFKTFERKCPSY; encoded by the coding sequence ATGCAAATATTTCTAACCGTTTCCGAAGATTATGACCAAAGTCGCCTGGATGTCTTTCTAAAAGACAATGCTGGAGACGATCTCAGCCGTTCTACCGTTCAAAAGTGGATTGATTCTGGATTTGTGACAAACAAAACCAAAGAACAACTCGCCCATAAAAACGGATATAAGGTGACTCTTGGTGAAGAGTACGTCGTGGATGTGATCGCAAGACCCCCTTCCCGACTCGAACCGATTGCTATGGACATACCTGTCCTCTATGACGAAGACGAATTTATGGTTATCCATAAGAAAGCTGGGATTGCTTGCCACAGTGGACCGGGGGACGACCAACCTTCGCTTGTGAATGGACTATTACACCAGTTCAAAAACCTATCAGCCACAGGCGGTGAACGTCGTCCAGGAATTGTGCACCGGTTAGACAAACCGACAGAAGGTGTCCTTATCATTGCAAAAACCGATCGGGCCCATGCAGCACTTTCTAAACTTTTCCAAGAAAGGTTGGTTGATAAAACCTATTACGCTTGGGTGCTCCAAGCTCCTGTGGAAGCGGAAGGTACAGTGAACTTACCGATTGGACGACATCCCGTGGAACGAGTGAAGATGTGTGTCAGAGAAGATGGACGAATGGCCATCACTCATTATAAAACAGAAAAAATTGTCCAAACACAAACGGGTCGTAAATTTAGTCTGATGAAACTTGGGTTAGAAACAGGCCGTACCCACCAAATCCGTGTTCATATGGCAAAGTTGGGTTGCCCTGTTGTGGGGGACAGTTTGTACTCTCGCTCCGCAAAAGATTATACCCAATATGGCCTCCTTCTTTTTGCCAAACGATTAGAATTCCCGCATCCCTTCATACCCGACAAACGGATCTTAGTGGAGTTGGAATTTCCAGAAAGATTCAAAACGTTTGAAAGGAAATGTCCAAGTTATTAA
- a CDS encoding hybrid sensor histidine kinase/response regulator, with translation MILRVFFTSIQKYFSDLLIFCSYPLILILILLGTTSCRFDAYPTLLAKDGVLDVQSVNFSGETINLTGKWEFYWNEFLDPKADSPEHKSYLKVGVPWFSQENEDGEGYPSFGFATYRLTVILPEPPYGNEPFTLLVPALHSAYKIYANGELVAENGVIAKTAEKHRPSFHSKIIPLKTVSKKLDLVIHISNFSHKYAGIHGLIRLGKLQNIIHIWNVNFTVSWIIMIFLAIYHALVYFINRSERNALRMAFVYLGILILSSTLIETRILFNLFSDEYCIMLFRFSRIGFVLVMYFGAYILLNMTQIRFFKRMLIFLKLYALTFLLVAMFTPISYLADISFCFEILSGAFVFLGLLSVSLALYFQRKESRLYFFSLLLAIIGGFIDIFLIANPSFGYRPLGLVSLYLFIFPQTLGVTLGLVRVYKRSESLSKELYKRKEALEKKVKARTLELENANRWKANFVSLISHDLRSPLNSVNQILDVIDFSFSETTEEEKKKFLEICKTGVTQSLRMLEQLLDVSRFDAFGTKLIQTRFCVNELLNEIIESVEPLATLKGIRIQKDTPIQADIIADRTLIGEVFKNILTNSIKYSYLNSEVWIGVSYKGKWLSVEIRDRGLGMSEEQIHKLTGEENIKSMPGTAGERGTGLGLQLCTNILEAHFGKLRIKSVLGVGSSFEISLSKSIKSVLLVDDSGNFRSDLAEVMRRNQWIVIEAGNGEEALSHLSRITPSLIITDLQMPGMNGISLIHEWEGRRHQDQKIPIILISSDAPLSGGDKFLEEEGLETIVSAYFSKMYKAEDLCQQIESILH, from the coding sequence ATGATTCTCAGAGTATTCTTCACATCCATCCAAAAATATTTTTCAGACTTACTTATTTTTTGTAGTTATCCCTTAATTTTGATCTTAATCCTTCTCGGCACCACCTCCTGCCGGTTTGACGCCTACCCAACCTTACTGGCAAAAGATGGTGTTCTGGACGTCCAGTCTGTGAACTTTTCAGGGGAAACCATAAACCTCACTGGGAAATGGGAATTCTATTGGAATGAGTTTTTAGACCCAAAAGCAGATTCTCCTGAACACAAATCTTACCTAAAAGTGGGTGTTCCTTGGTTTTCTCAGGAAAATGAAGATGGAGAAGGTTATCCAAGTTTTGGATTTGCTACATACCGCCTAACAGTTATTTTGCCTGAGCCACCTTATGGAAATGAACCTTTTACTCTTTTAGTTCCTGCATTGCATAGCGCTTATAAAATTTATGCAAATGGTGAGTTGGTTGCCGAAAATGGAGTCATAGCAAAAACAGCAGAGAAACACCGACCTTCCTTTCATTCCAAAATCATTCCGCTTAAAACTGTCTCTAAAAAGTTGGATTTAGTAATTCATATATCCAACTTTTCACATAAGTATGCCGGTATCCATGGACTCATACGGTTAGGAAAACTTCAAAATATCATTCACATCTGGAACGTAAATTTTACTGTCTCTTGGATCATTATGATATTTCTGGCAATCTATCATGCGTTAGTTTATTTTATCAATCGTTCCGAACGGAATGCACTTCGAATGGCTTTTGTATACTTAGGAATTCTGATTTTATCTTCTACTCTCATCGAAACAAGAATTCTATTTAATCTATTTTCGGATGAATATTGTATCATGTTGTTTCGATTTTCTCGGATCGGATTTGTTTTGGTTATGTATTTTGGGGCTTATATTCTACTCAATATGACTCAAATACGTTTTTTTAAACGTATGTTGATTTTTTTAAAACTATATGCACTCACATTTTTACTTGTCGCAATGTTCACACCTATTTCTTACCTCGCAGATATATCTTTTTGTTTTGAGATTCTTTCTGGTGCTTTTGTATTTTTGGGACTACTTTCTGTTTCATTGGCATTGTACTTTCAAAGAAAGGAAAGTCGGTTGTATTTTTTCAGTTTGTTATTGGCAATCATCGGTGGGTTCATTGACATTTTTTTGATCGCCAATCCAAGTTTTGGATATAGACCCTTGGGTCTTGTTTCTTTATACTTATTTATTTTCCCACAGACTTTAGGTGTTACCTTGGGCCTTGTTCGTGTTTACAAACGCTCTGAATCTTTATCAAAAGAATTGTATAAAAGAAAAGAAGCATTAGAAAAAAAAGTCAAAGCCCGTACATTGGAATTAGAAAATGCAAACCGTTGGAAGGCGAACTTTGTGTCTCTCATTTCGCATGACTTACGTTCGCCGCTAAACAGTGTGAATCAAATTCTAGATGTAATCGATTTTAGTTTTAGCGAAACAACCGAGGAAGAAAAAAAGAAATTTTTAGAAATTTGTAAAACAGGAGTCACACAATCTCTGCGAATGTTAGAGCAGTTACTCGATGTAAGCCGATTTGATGCCTTTGGAACAAAACTCATTCAAACTCGTTTTTGTGTAAACGAACTGCTGAATGAAATCATAGAATCAGTAGAACCACTTGCGACACTCAAAGGAATTCGAATCCAAAAAGATACTCCCATTCAAGCAGATATCATTGCCGACCGAACTTTGATCGGAGAAGTGTTTAAAAATATTTTAACTAACTCCATCAAATATTCTTATCTCAATTCTGAAGTATGGATTGGTGTTTCTTACAAAGGAAAATGGCTTTCAGTGGAAATTCGCGATCGCGGTTTAGGGATGAGCGAAGAACAAATCCATAAACTAACCGGGGAAGAAAATATCAAAAGTATGCCGGGAACGGCTGGAGAAAGAGGAACGGGGCTTGGTTTACAACTCTGTACAAATATTCTCGAAGCTCATTTTGGAAAACTGCGAATCAAATCTGTGCTTGGGGTTGGCTCTTCCTTTGAAATTTCTCTATCGAAGAGTATTAAGTCAGTACTCCTTGTCGATGATTCCGGTAACTTTAGATCTGACCTTGCGGAAGTTATGCGAAGAAATCAGTGGATTGTGATCGAAGCCGGAAACGGGGAGGAAGCTCTCTCTCATTTATCTAGAATTACTCCATCGCTAATTATTACTGATTTACAAATGCCAGGAATGAATGGGATTTCTTTGATCCACGAGTGGGAAGGGCGTCGTCACCAAGACCAAAAAATTCCAATCATCCTGATTAGTTCGGATGCCCCTCTTTCTGGTGGTGATAAATTTTTGGAAGAAGAAGGACTAGAAACTATCGTTTCTGCTTATTTTTCGAAAATGTATAAGGCAGAGGATCTCTGCCAACAGATAGAATCTATTTTACATTAA
- a CDS encoding TerC family protein: MEILSDPSVWLALFTLTALEIVLGIDNIIFISILSSRLPKTKQKSARQIGLMLAMFTRILLLFSLSLIMKLTAPVFTILNHSISGRDIILILGGLFLIAKSTTEIHHKLEGESELGEESAKRVSFTKTIIQIMILDIVFSLDSVITAVGMTDQLGVMITAVVLSVGFMLLSSGSISDFVDRHPTIKILALSFLILIGVALLGEGLELHIPKGYIYFAMCFSVMVEFLNMKLRSQPEKKH; encoded by the coding sequence ATAGAAATTCTTTCCGACCCCTCGGTATGGCTTGCCCTTTTTACTTTAACTGCTTTGGAAATTGTCCTGGGCATTGACAACATCATCTTTATCTCCATTTTATCTTCTCGGTTACCCAAAACCAAACAAAAGTCTGCGCGCCAAATTGGTCTGATGTTAGCCATGTTTACTCGTATCCTTTTATTATTTTCCCTTTCTCTAATTATGAAACTCACGGCTCCCGTTTTTACGATCCTAAACCATTCCATCAGTGGCCGTGACATCATTCTGATTTTGGGAGGACTTTTTCTCATTGCAAAGTCAACCACAGAAATCCACCACAAACTGGAAGGAGAATCCGAGTTAGGCGAAGAATCGGCAAAACGAGTTTCTTTTACCAAAACCATCATTCAAATTATGATTTTGGATATTGTGTTTTCATTAGATTCGGTCATTACAGCAGTAGGTATGACAGACCAATTAGGTGTGATGATTACGGCCGTTGTTTTGTCCGTAGGGTTTATGTTATTATCGAGTGGGAGTATTTCCGATTTTGTAGATAGGCACCCAACCATAAAAATTTTAGCGCTTAGTTTCTTAATTTTGATTGGTGTGGCACTTCTTGGAGAAGGATTGGAATTACACATTCCGAAAGGGTACATTTACTTCGCAATGTGTTTTTCGGTGATGGTAGAGTTCTTAAATATGAAACTTCGTTCCCAACCTGAAAAAAAACATTAA
- a CDS encoding type II toxin-antitoxin system VapC family toxin, with the protein MKNVALIDSGPIIALFNSKDKFHKPTLKYLKSYTGELISSWPVVTEVVYLLSFSMEAQSDFLEWIERGSIQIFDLSIEDLKYIKNRMRKYSDLPMDLADASLMCISEKLGIEKILSIDSDFSIYKNLKGKYLQNLLKV; encoded by the coding sequence ATGAAAAACGTAGCTCTCATTGATTCTGGTCCGATCATTGCCCTATTTAATTCAAAAGATAAATTTCACAAACCAACTTTAAAATATCTTAAATCATATACAGGTGAATTAATATCTTCCTGGCCTGTCGTTACCGAAGTTGTTTACCTGCTATCTTTTTCCATGGAAGCTCAATCAGATTTTCTTGAATGGATTGAAAGAGGAAGTATCCAAATTTTTGATTTAAGCATTGAAGATCTTAAATATATCAAAAATCGAATGAGAAAATATTCAGATTTACCAATGGATTTAGCAGATGCTTCTTTAATGTGTATTTCGGAAAAACTAGGAATCGAAAAGATTTTAAGTATTGATTCAGATTTTTCGATTTATAAAAACTTAAAGGGAAAGTATTTACAAAACCTCTTGAAAGTCTAA
- a CDS encoding SixA phosphatase family protein gives MKQIYLLRHAKSEWDEPYDSDLERSLSRRGKEQSKALRDYLKESRFEFDQCLVSPADRTQKTYANLRKEILRFPKPELRESIYDSDKEDLLFLLQGLSPSVRSVCLVGHNPGLEELGSALLFGETSPTKFQKFPTASFLGLSFSEESWKNLSWGSCQLAVFWIPGQIGKE, from the coding sequence ATGAAACAAATTTATTTACTGCGCCATGCCAAATCAGAATGGGATGAACCTTATGATTCTGATTTGGAACGGTCACTCTCTCGCCGAGGGAAAGAACAATCCAAAGCCCTGCGAGATTATTTAAAAGAAAGTCGTTTTGAATTTGACCAATGTTTGGTTTCGCCAGCAGACAGGACGCAAAAAACATACGCAAATCTTCGTAAAGAAATCTTACGGTTCCCAAAACCGGAACTACGAGAGTCCATTTACGACTCGGATAAGGAAGACCTACTTTTTTTATTACAGGGACTTTCGCCAAGCGTTCGTTCTGTCTGCTTGGTCGGCCACAATCCTGGGTTAGAGGAATTGGGAAGTGCCCTTCTCTTTGGGGAAACTAGTCCCACAAAATTTCAGAAATTTCCCACAGCCTCATTTCTCGGCTTGAGTTTTTCCGAAGAATCATGGAAAAATCTTAGTTGGGGAAGTTGCCAACTGGCAGTATTCTGGATCCCTGGGCAAATAGGCAAAGAATGA
- the hpt gene encoding hypoxanthine phosphoribosyltransferase, producing the protein MKPLYSEERIHHRVEELAREISRDFLSKDLVVIGILNGGFIFTADLCRSIAIPHEVDFMAASSYEDGTTSGNLKITKELKKSVKNKSVLLVEDIVDTGKTLEYLLEEVGKQNPKDLRVAALFWKQNKANPHIPVHYPGFIIEDEFLVGYGLDYKGQYRNLPYVAKLEGTE; encoded by the coding sequence ATGAAACCTTTATATTCAGAAGAACGAATCCATCACCGTGTAGAAGAACTGGCAAGGGAGATCTCGCGCGATTTCCTAAGCAAAGACCTAGTTGTCATTGGCATCTTAAATGGTGGATTTATCTTCACGGCAGATCTTTGCCGTAGCATTGCCATCCCCCATGAGGTAGACTTTATGGCTGCCTCTTCTTATGAAGACGGAACCACTTCCGGAAATCTAAAAATCACCAAAGAACTTAAAAAATCTGTGAAAAATAAATCGGTCCTCCTTGTGGAAGACATTGTGGATACAGGAAAAACATTAGAATATCTTTTGGAAGAAGTGGGAAAACAAAATCCCAAAGACTTAAGAGTGGCTGCATTATTTTGGAAACAAAACAAAGCAAATCCTCATATTCCCGTTCATTATCCAGGTTTCATTATCGAAGATGAATTTTTAGTAGGTTATGGTTTAGATTACAAAGGTCAGTATCGTAACCTGCCTTATGTGGCAAAACTAGAAGGAACGGAGTGA
- the loa22 gene encoding OmpA family outer membrane lipoprotein Loa22, whose product MMKKGFFLSLILLAGLSLSLTNCSSSEEKETPKETTSTTGTTSNVSSRDLNAALLDEINVALKDYRYPDGVRRRGFSYKQADIQAEDFKTWAKDNVSYIKDALAKLPEGYALEVTGHADASGPEEAEGAKKGNGYYSQIRSDAVKDALVKQGIPADKLVTKAAGSSKPISGFDEKDAINRRVTFQVVSK is encoded by the coding sequence CTGATGAAAAAAGGATTTTTTTTAAGCCTCATCCTCCTCGCAGGTCTTTCGCTTTCATTAACGAATTGTTCGTCTTCTGAAGAAAAAGAGACACCAAAAGAAACAACTTCCACAACAGGAACAACATCCAATGTTTCTTCCAGAGATCTCAATGCAGCTCTTTTGGACGAAATCAATGTAGCACTCAAAGACTACCGTTATCCAGACGGCGTTCGTCGCAGAGGTTTTAGCTACAAACAAGCGGACATCCAAGCAGAAGATTTCAAAACTTGGGCAAAAGACAATGTTTCTTACATCAAAGATGCTCTTGCAAAACTTCCTGAAGGTTACGCACTTGAAGTGACTGGTCATGCAGACGCTTCTGGTCCAGAAGAAGCAGAAGGTGCTAAAAAAGGAAACGGATACTACTCACAAATTCGTTCTGATGCTGTGAAAGACGCTCTTGTAAAACAAGGAATCCCTGCTGACAAATTGGTGACGAAAGCTGCTGGTTCTTCTAAACCAATTTCTGGTTTTGATGAAAAAGACGCGATCAACCGCCGAGTGACTTTTCAAGTTGTTTCTAAATAA
- a CDS encoding class I SAM-dependent methyltransferase — protein sequence MEPNVFDQIANKYDTTERKDLAQVITNAVQNECRDSQSKTLFDYGCGTGLVGLSLVSLVGRIVFIDSSEPMLDLVREKIKKTNITNAEVIHSNFLQNTKTKKADLLLVSLVLLHIPDTKRILKYFYEILNPNGKLIVVDFDKNEKINHPKVHNGFTNTEIRSLFAEVGFKNIEIRTIHHGKNIFMHEDASLFLATGEKYI from the coding sequence ATGGAACCAAATGTTTTCGACCAAATTGCCAATAAGTATGATACAACCGAACGGAAAGACTTAGCCCAAGTCATAACCAATGCAGTCCAAAACGAATGTAGGGACAGCCAATCCAAAACCTTATTTGATTACGGTTGTGGCACTGGACTTGTAGGTCTTAGTTTGGTATCCTTAGTCGGTCGGATCGTCTTTATCGATTCTTCTGAACCTATGTTGGACCTAGTCAGAGAGAAAATCAAAAAAACAAATATTACCAATGCAGAAGTGATCCATTCCAACTTTCTCCAAAATACTAAAACAAAAAAAGCTGATCTCTTACTTGTTTCTCTTGTCCTTTTGCATATCCCTGATACAAAAAGAATTCTAAAATATTTTTATGAAATCTTAAACCCTAACGGAAAGCTGATAGTGGTTGATTTTGATAAAAATGAAAAGATAAACCACCCCAAAGTCCACAATGGATTTACAAATACCGAAATTAGATCCTTATTTGCTGAAGTTGGGTTCAAAAATATTGAGATAAGAACCATCCACCATGGTAAAAATATTTTTATGCATGAAGATGCTTCTTTGTTTTTAGCAACAGGGGAAAAATATATTTAG
- a CDS encoding ribbon-helix-helix protein, CopG family, whose amino-acid sequence MISLRLPPELERKLDSFAKSEGKTRTEIVKDSILEYIKNRGTSKTPFELGLDLFGKHNSEITDLAQNRKTYLHEVFGKKNEKRSSH is encoded by the coding sequence ATGATCAGTTTACGTCTACCGCCAGAACTAGAAAGAAAATTAGATTCATTTGCAAAATCTGAAGGAAAAACTCGTACAGAAATAGTAAAAGATTCTATTCTAGAATACATTAAAAATCGAGGTACAAGTAAAACTCCATTTGAACTTGGGTTGGATTTATTCGGAAAACATAATTCCGAAATTACCGATTTAGCTCAGAATAGAAAAACATACCTACATGAAGTCTTTGGAAAGAAAAATGAAAAACGTAGCTCTCATTGA